One uncultured Draconibacterium sp. genomic window, TTTGCAAATTCGCTTTTTTCGCTTTTTCAATGATTTTAGCGGGCGCCATTTCCAAATCGGCACAGGGCGATAAAACAGTATGAATATGTAGGTCGGCCCTGACTTGCATTGCAATTACTTTAAAACATCATACAATTTGCCGGCCATTTCAAATGTGCCCAAATCAGTTCCTAAAATAGGAATGTCCTCTTCGTTACTATGCTCCATGGTATCCTCTTCAGGCTCAAAACCTTTCACCACAATTACGGCGGCTAAATCCTTTAACGAAGCAATGGCCATCACATTCTGATGCGTTTGTAAAGTAATCCATACCTCTCCTTCAGAGGCACTTCCCATAACATCACTCAACAAATCAGAAACATAACCACCTTTAATTTCGTTTTCGAGTCCTTGCTGACCAGAAAATACCTTTAATCCAAATTTTTCAACCAACTCAGAAACCTTCATTTCTACCTCCTCTTTTATTACAGTCTGCATCGAAGCGATTTTTTCCCCAGGCTTTTTCCAGGTTTTTTGTCGCTTTATCCAGTGTTATTTTATTCTCGTTTAAATAGCGGTTTTGCAAAAAGATACAGTCTGTCATTTTTGCTTTTCCCTGTACCATATCTTCTGCCAATGCATGGCAATTTGGTGCTCCGCAACTGCCACAATCAATTCCGGGAAGCTGACAAACAATCCGGTCGGCTTTTTGCATTTTTGCCAATGCCTTTATCCGGTCGGTATCCAACGAAAAAACATAATTGGGTTGGATTGGATTCGCCTTTAGTTTATTTTTTATTTCGGCACAGTTGTACTCCGATATATCTACTTTTTTTGCCATGGGATAACGAAGCGCCCTTTTCTGCAAGCGCTCAACCGTTAAAAAGCGATTTCCGGTTAAAAGTATTCCACCGGCACACCCCATCGGACAGGATTTTAACTCCAGAAAATCCAATTCGGGAACATCATCGTTTTCCATGCGTTCCAGAATTTTTACCACATTGTGAATTCCGTCAACCGACATCGACTTTTGTCTGAACTGACGAGACTCTCCCCTGGGTAAACTCCAGACGATTCCATCGCGTGTTAAGTTTTTTCGAAGCGCAGAAGTATCTGTCTTTTCCTTTTTCGAAATGACAGCCATAATATGGTTGTACAAATCGTTCATGTTTATTAAGCCATCAACAATTGATACCTTTTCGCCAAGCGGGCGTTTTACTGCGGCAATTTTAGCCGAGCACGGAGAAACATAAAATATTCCGATTTCTTCCCGCGCAATTCCTTCCTTTTTTAGCTGATCAAGAGCGTAACAGGCAGCCAAATCGTGCGGTGCTTTTACTGGCACAATATTATCAACCAACGATGGATAGCGCGATTGAATCAGACGAACAATAGCCGGACAAAAGGAAGAAATAGCAGGTTTGTTTTCCAGTTGCGCTACATTCTCTTTTATCGAGTCAATCAACACTCCAATGGGTTGTTCTACTTCAAAAATATGTGTAAAACCTAATTTGTGCAGCGCTTCATAAATTTTTCCTTCGGTATAAATTTCAGGAAACTGTCCAATCATTACTGATGGAAAAAGTACAACGCTGTATTTGAATTTTTTGAGTTGCTCCAATCCGTCATGATTTACATAAAAAGCATCAACAGGGCAGGCTCGCAAACAGTTCCCGCAATCCACACAACGGTCAGGGTTTATGGCTGCAACTCCTCCCCGAATTCGAATGGCTTCGGTAGGACAGGCTTTCATACAATGCGTACAGCCCATACATTTATCTGTATCAACTTTTATGGCATGATATTTTTCAACCGTTTTCATATTCATTTGCTCCTCATCTTTTTATGCTTAAGCCGATCGTTCGTACAATAAACTTACAGCTAAGCACTTATCCTTTTTCAGAAACCTTGTTTAGAATGTATTTCTAAATGTCACCGTCGTTCCTGTACCAAGCTTGCTTTCTATTTTTAGTTCATCCGTATTTTTCTTAATATTTGGTAAACCCATTCCGGCTCCAAATCCCATGTCACGAACTTTTTTCGAGGCTGTGGAGTAACCGGTTTGCATGGCTTTTTCTATGTCTGCAATTCCCGGCCCATTGTCTTTTAACACCACCAAAATGCCCTTTTCATCGATGGTAGCCGTTAAAATTCCTCCAACCGAGTGTGCTACAACATTTACTTCGGCTTCGTAAATAGCCACAACAATGCGTTTGATTACCTTCGGGTCAACATGCAATTGTTTTAGCATTTTTTTAATCTGGCTCGAAGCTTTTCCGGCCTTGCTAAAATCGTTACTCGCTATGTTAAATTGTAACTGCATGAACTAATAAACAGGCTCCAGTCCGTTTTTATAGAGTATGCCACTCGTGCGAAAAATAGAAAACGGCGTTTCAAGCAGCACAAGTCCGTTTTCATTGGCCAGGTCAATCATTTCCTTTGTGGCTTTTTTATTACGCGCCAAAACCACCACCTCAATGTCGGCCATTTCTGCTGTCCGAATCAATTGTACATTCGACAAGCCTGTAATGAGCAACATGTGATCGTCGTCGAGGGTTAAAACATCGCTCATCAAATCGGAACTAAATGCTTTTTTCAATTCGTGGTTGTCTTTTGTACATCCGGCAACCAGCTTTGCATTTGTTAATTCTATTATTTCGGTAAGTTTCACTCTTTTTTGTTCGTTAAAATCTATTGGGTACAAATATAACTGTAGCACAACTCATTTGCGTTAATTAAATGTATCTTCTATCAAATTTAAAATGAATAAAAACAAGTGAATGTTATAAAACAATTCGCACTAATAATGAAAC contains:
- a CDS encoding DRTGG domain-containing protein yields the protein MQTVIKEEVEMKVSELVEKFGLKVFSGQQGLENEIKGGYVSDLLSDVMGSASEGEVWITLQTHQNVMAIASLKDLAAVIVVKGFEPEEDTMEHSNEEDIPILGTDLGTFEMAGKLYDVLK
- a CDS encoding [Fe-Fe] hydrogenase large subunit C-terminal domain-containing protein; the protein is MNMKTVEKYHAIKVDTDKCMGCTHCMKACPTEAIRIRGGVAAINPDRCVDCGNCLRACPVDAFYVNHDGLEQLKKFKYSVVLFPSVMIGQFPEIYTEGKIYEALHKLGFTHIFEVEQPIGVLIDSIKENVAQLENKPAISSFCPAIVRLIQSRYPSLVDNIVPVKAPHDLAACYALDQLKKEGIAREEIGIFYVSPCSAKIAAVKRPLGEKVSIVDGLINMNDLYNHIMAVISKKEKTDTSALRKNLTRDGIVWSLPRGESRQFRQKSMSVDGIHNVVKILERMENDDVPELDFLELKSCPMGCAGGILLTGNRFLTVERLQKRALRYPMAKKVDISEYNCAEIKNKLKANPIQPNYVFSLDTDRIKALAKMQKADRIVCQLPGIDCGSCGAPNCHALAEDMVQGKAKMTDCIFLQNRYLNENKITLDKATKNLEKAWGKNRFDADCNKRGGRNEGF
- a CDS encoding ATP-binding protein; protein product: MQLQFNIASNDFSKAGKASSQIKKMLKQLHVDPKVIKRIVVAIYEAEVNVVAHSVGGILTATIDEKGILVVLKDNGPGIADIEKAMQTGYSTASKKVRDMGFGAGMGLPNIKKNTDELKIESKLGTGTTVTFRNTF